A stretch of DNA from Anopheles nili chromosome 2, idAnoNiliSN_F5_01, whole genome shotgun sequence:
caTAAATTTTCTCTACCCCCTTCACCTACAGGACCAAATGGAAGAGCGTCATTGGCTTAGAAGTGCATGCTCAACTGGAAACAGTGTCCAAGCTGTTTTCCGGTGCACGGGCAACATTTGGAGCAGCACCAAATTCATGTGTTTCCTTGTTTGATTCATCTGTACCCGGAACATTACCTGTTCTGAATAAAAATGCAGTAGAGTTAGGGGTGAAAACAGCATTAGCCCTAGGGTGCAAAGTGAATGCGGTGTCCATGTTCGATCGAAAACATTATTTCTACGCCGATCTGCCAACGGGCTATCAGATCACTCAACAAAGGGCACCACTAGCACGTAGTGGTTCCTTATCGTTTCCTGTTTTCGTGCCAGGTGTAACAAAGATACCCTActacaaaacagcaaaacttCATCAGCTGCAATTGGAGCAGGACAGTGGTAAATCCTTGCACGATCCCGTTGAGCGCAAAAGTTTGGTGGACTTAAATCGCGCTGGAGTGCCTCTGATGGAGTTGGTGTTCGAACCGGATCTAGAAACTGGCGAAGAGGCGGCTGCGTTAGTGAAGGAATTGATACTGATTCTTACTAGACTGCAAAGTTGCTCATGTAGGATGGAAGGTTAGTATGGTGCAttaaaaagagcaaaagagTATGTTTGCATTTGGACCATGGAAAGCGTAAGTGCGTCGGTGGTGTAATGGTCAGCATAGTTGCCTTCCAAGCAGTTGAtccgggttcgattcccggccGACGCACGgatcttttttattattatttttattttgttagtCATTTCtatattgattttgtttattcaaaatgtaataaaaacaacttaaatgtaatttattatGCCATATTATTAATATGTtgctataaaaaatataaactttATCTAGTCTATCATtgcagaaaaaatttttttcttggctTGGTTTTCTGGCGTTATAACTGTTTTGTGGGCTATATATTGTTTAGAAGTGTTTTATTGGTGATTTAGTGAGTCGAATATAGTAACGAagtattttttcatttagaaATGCAATTATATATTGATagtaaataatttttgaacTACAATCATTCATTTTGTATTTGTTGGGTAAAAACATGGCCGATAGCTATATCTCGATAGCCGTGATCGTCTAGTGGTTAGGACCCTACGTTGTGGCCGTAGTAACCCAGGTTCgaatcctggtcacggcagtGTCGCTCGTCGAACACTGTCACGGAAGAGAATATGTTTTTTGAACCtttttcatgatttttcaCTTCTTATGatatattgtttctttttttcatgatTTATACGATGATAATGCATCGTTACATCCATTTGATGtctgtttttccatttcagaGGGGGCGTTGCGAGTCGATGCAAATATATCTGTGCATTTAGAAAACACACCCCTTGGGACGCGTACGGAGGTGAAAAATATCGGTTCGGTACGAGCTGTTGCACAAGCGGTTGACTACGAAATAGAACGGCAAATCGGAATTCTCAACGGCGGAGGTAGAATAACCAACGAAACGCGCGCCTGGGACTCCGCTGCAAGGAAAACAGTAGCGATGCGCGACAAAGAAGTAGTGCAGGACTACCGGTTCATGCCTGAACCCAATCTGCCCCCGCTACATTTGAAACTCCACGAGGGAAGCAACGAAGACGGTATGATAGATGTTCCAAAATTGCAACAATCCATACCAGAATTGCCGGAGGAAACGCGTCAAAGGATCATTCAACACCACCAGTTGACCAATGCTATCGCTGTAACGTTGGTGGTATGTATGGTGGATTGTTTATATCCGGAGAGAATGTTGATAGTACgctattttatttgattaatttcttcccattttccgaATTATTTTTTAGAATGACAACACTTTATATGGCCACTTCCGTACGATTGTTGatgagaaacaaacaaaagagaaTCATCCTTCACCGAAACTGGTGGCAAATTTTCTCATCAACGAATTGCTCACAATTTTGAATCGTAACAAGATGGAGCCGGCAGATTGTAGTCTTACATCCGACCAATTGGGCACGATCGTCTACATGTTGCATGAGAACCGGTTAAACATTCAGTATGCTCGACAAGTCCTCCAGGCGCTGTTAGAGAGTAATTCGGGTGATGGAAGCGCCACCGAACGTCCAAAATGTCCAATCGAAATAGTTACCACAAATAATTGGTTCCTTATCACAGACGAAGCGACTATCAGGGAGTTCTGTCAGAAAGCAATCGACCGCAATTCAAGTCTAGCTGAAAAATACCGAAAAGGCAAGGAGAAAATGCTTTATGCGCTGGCTGGTGAGGTGGCGAAGGCAAGCGAACAGAAGATTGATATGGCGCGGGCGGTAGAGTTGTTAAAAGAAATGTTGAAATAAGGTGTACTTAAGAAGTCAATGATTAAAGTAGATTaaagaatttaaattaattctaGTAGTTCAATGTTATATAACAGTTAAGTTccttattttaaaaaatagaTTGAGCAAAGTAGTCGATATCAAATGATAGCATAGGTTAGCGTGTCCCAGGTAATGGCTGTGCAATCGGTACAGCTGTGAGCCGCAATGGAAGGGAGAGTCAGGATGGCCGAGTGGTCTAAGGCGCTACGTTCAGGTCGTAGTCTTCTCTGAAGGCGTGGGTTCGAATCCCACTTCTGACAaaaattaacttttttttcgacgttCTAGTTTTCATCAAGATTGTTTAACTATTATccaattaaaatgttttttttgtttgtaatcaTCTGCTCAAATGCGTATTGAGCATTAAATCAAcgtaataaattatgctttgaACTGAAAAACAAGTGTTTATCCAATAATTTCGCCTCTCATGCGTGGATCAGGAAggaaattgcaaaataaaggtggaaaattcatcacTTATCTTCGCTTGGTGCCAAAGAATATGTAATTACAAACAATAAAGATGTTTAGAATCCAATTTCGTCTCTCAAATGGCGAGTattttcatcaatttgtttccattATTTGTTATTAAAATGCCTAGTGAGAACAGTCCTTGTTTGCAAACATCTCGTAttcaaaacatgtttttgCACAAAACAACGGGACCGCGAAACCAGCTAAAATTGTTGAGATTTGTAACAGGGTCGCAGAGTATTAGGAGGTTACCATTACCAGTTGCCTCAGATTGAACTAGCGATCTCGTTCTTACCCGTTGGTAATGAGATCGCACGCATGCTACCTCTTTGCTGCATGATCTCTCAGTAATATCATTTCCCGTTACCAGCTAAAAACCCTCACGATTGCGGTGGCTCTTCAGAGTATTTGCGAAGACCCCTCGGCACTGGCATTCAATTGAGTGCGGTAGAACAAGCGAGTAGTCCGATTACAACGAGAGTAGTGCTTTCTCTTGTTCTGAGTGAGCGCTGTGATTGGACAAATCGATCATCGCTGCAACTATGAACCTTTGCGTGATATAGGGACACCGTTGTTATTCATCACTTTAATTTCACCTCGTTTCGTgcaaaaaagacacacaatGCTATGGGAAGCATTGGCTTATATCACAGATATTTTTAGCAAACAGTTTactcttttattttgcaccgaaaaagaaaatcatgtATGCcgtgaaataaattaagccCCGTGATAACCTCACAATCTAATTCTACCAAAATCCCACCGTGCGCTAATAACGATGGGCGATCACCAAGGAACGTTGGAACGATATGGAATTGAAACGGTGATATCGACACCACGAGAGGGAGCTATCAGCCGATTttggcaaatgcgtgggagcgagatcgaTGATTGCGCAATACCAGCGCCAGGGCACCAGCTGAGCGCTACCTCTTCGAAGCATGTTCTCCTATTAAAATCGGCCGGTTTTTGATAGCAACTTGGGCGTCGAAAATCTGTCGCTCGACGGCGGCACAGGGtgtgtcgtttctttttcctctggATATGGAGGAAATGCGGTATCGTAGGTGAAAACTATTGCACGGACGGGGATGAATGAACTTATTTAATGGGTTTGAAGGGCTcttaaattataaattgatAATTGAGGTTTTGTTCTATAAGTTTTAAGGATATATGCCGAAATTTGTAGGAAGCATTATAGGAAGGATAAATGcatggaaatgcatttttagTATGCAAGTCCTCTTTTATACTCCACAGAGATCATTGAATATCGCTTTTTCGAGCTTTTGTATTGCGAAAGGACATTGTAAACCTTCTTTTGCGACCAACTAGAGAAGCTGTAACTTTGTCATCCTTTTTGAAGTGAGAAATGTTCCAAACTTGTgcaaaattattaaaaacattcaaacgttcatttttattttaattgttttatttaattgggATTCAATCCAACTCAATTCATTGGCGTGGTACATCGTattcattacattttttttttcatcggcCGTATAGGTTAGTAATACATTATCCGTATGCTATATTTATTCAACAAGAACAAACCTATCAAAACTATAGACGAAAACAATCTTAACGAAAGCAGGTCTCCATCCGAGCATCCGTAAATCGCATAAATATCTAATATAATATTAAACGAAGTCGTTCTGGGTTATCCTTAATTTTGTCCACATGTTCGAGA
This window harbors:
- the LOC128731230 gene encoding glutamyl-tRNA(Gln) amidotransferase subunit B, mitochondrial produces the protein MSLSNRLCRYYASAKSAKNNRTKWKSVIGLEVHAQLETVSKLFSGARATFGAAPNSCVSLFDSSVPGTLPVLNKNAVELGVKTALALGCKVNAVSMFDRKHYFYADLPTGYQITQQRAPLARSGSLSFPVFVPGVTKIPYYKTAKLHQLQLEQDSGKSLHDPVERKSLVDLNRAGVPLMELVFEPDLETGEEAAALVKELILILTRLQSCSCRMEEGALRVDANISVHLENTPLGTRTEVKNIGSVRAVAQAVDYEIERQIGILNGGGRITNETRAWDSAARKTVAMRDKEVVQDYRFMPEPNLPPLHLKLHEGSNEDGMIDVPKLQQSIPELPEETRQRIIQHHQLTNAIAVTLVNDNTLYGHFRTIVDEKQTKENHPSPKLVANFLINELLTILNRNKMEPADCSLTSDQLGTIVYMLHENRLNIQYARQVLQALLESNSGDGSATERPKCPIEIVTTNNWFLITDEATIREFCQKAIDRNSSLAEKYRKGKEKMLYALAGEVAKASEQKIDMARAVELLKEMLK